The window GGGGCACGCGGGAGAAATCCGTCTCCAGCAAGGGGCGCTCCGCCAAGGCCCGCAGGGACTCGTAGGTCGGGTGCCGGGCGATCTCGCCGAGTCTCGCCTCGAGGGCCTCGCCCACCGCATTGCCTAAGTCGGCGTCGCTGGTCCGGGCCCACTCGCCGGTGCGCGACTCGAGGCGGGAGGTGATCTCCAGATGGATGGGCAGTTCGCGAACGGCCTGGAGGATCTCGTCGGCGCCCAAGGGCGGGGCGAACAAGTCGTCTTGGGTCCGACCCGTGCGCTCGGGCAGGGCGGGCGGGACGTCGATGCGAATCCCGCGCTCGCGCGCGGGGTTCACGGGGTTCGAAACCTTCGAGCCCTCCCCTCCCATCATCGCCATCACCCCGGGCGGAAGCTCGCCGGGGCGAGGCCCGGAGGGGCCGCGACCGCCGCCCGCGCCGCTCATCGCCATCGCATAAACGGGCGCGCCAAAGCCGGTCGAAGGCCCCGATCCGCCGAGGCCGCCGCGGAGGCGTCCTGCCAACTCCGCGAGGGCCATACCCTCGAGCCGGCGGCTTCGCGTCTCCAACTCACGGCTGTAGGCCTGAAATCCGGGGCCCAAGGCGGTCTGCGAGAGCCGGCCGCCGACGTGAAACTGCAGAAGCATCCCGAGGGAATCGATCAAGGCGGTGGCGCCGTCCAGGTGCGGTCGCAAGCCCACCGCCTCCTCGAGTCGGTGCCCGGCCATGATACCGGCCAGCATCCCGCCCTGCTGGAGCAACCCGTGGCCCAGGCGTTCACCGGCACTCCATTCCAGCGGGTTCGGGCTCCGTGCCAGGCGGCGCGACAGGGCGCCGCTCGCCAGGCCGCTCAGCTTGAGGGCGCCCAGCGTCAGGCCCAGGCCCGCCAGCTCGCGGGCATTGGTCGCCATGTCCCAACGCTGACTGCCGGGCGCGATGGCCTCGTTCAGACCCTTGGTCGTCGCCCAGAAGGCCGGGACCTCGAGCAGGAAGGCCCCCGTGGAGGCCAGGGCCCGGGCGCCCAGGACGGAGCGGGTCGGCGCGGCCAACAGGCGCGAAAGGATGGCGGTGCGCGCGGTGGAAAAGACGAAGCTCCCCGTCGCCATGCCGGCGATCATCACCGGATTGGAGGCCTCGCGGGCCAGGCGGCGCAGCAGGAATTCCGCGCGCGGCCCCGCGGCCCCGCGCCCGAGAATCGCGTCGAGGCTTTGGGCGGCCCGGGTCCGCAGCCCCTCGCCGGCGCCGGCCAGCAAATAGTCCCCGCCCGCCTCGCGCTGGGCGAAGGTGCCGTAGACCAAGCCGGCGGCGTCAAGTCGGTCCTCGGCCTCCTGTCGCCGGGCCCATTGGTACAGCGACTCGGCGAAAAGCTCCGGATCGCTTTCTTGGGAAATGGAAAGAAGCTCTTGAAGGGCGGCCTCGGGCAGGTGCGTGGCCAGCCGCGCACGATCGGAGGCTCGCAGGCGGCTTAAGGCGCCGCGCAGGTCTTCGGCCGCGCCGCCGGAGAGGGCTTCACGGAAGGGATGCGCGCCCGCCGCGCCTTCCGGCGCCGCGAAACCGATTTGGTCCAGCAGAGACGCGAGGACGGCGACGTGCGCGGACGCGGTCCCGGAAGCGGCCCGCAGGCCCTCCCGCGACGTCTCACCCGAAACGGCTGCACCCCCGCCGAGGATCCGTTGAGAAAAATCGGTCATCATCTGCGGACGGCGAAAAATCCGCCCGCCTCCCTACGAAAAAACCAAATATTTAGGATCGATATGGAAATCTCTCGACAAAAAAAATTGAGAGTTGTGAGGGATTATTCAATCCGGAAAAAAAAGGGAAGATTTTTTCGAGTTCTGCACAGAAATTATTTGCGAAGCGGGGCCTTACTTCCGGCCCAGAAGATATTGCTGCGCCAAGTCAAAATAATGCTCAGCCGACAGGGCCAAGCCGGTGATCTCCTCCTCGCGCAGGGGTCGGATCACCTTGCAGGGCGAGCCGAGGGCCAGGACCCGCGGCGGGATGACGGTGCCGGGCGTGACCAGCGAGCCGGCGCCGATCAGGCTCTCCTCCCCCACCTCCGCCCCGTCCAAGACCACCGAGCCCATCCCGATCAGGGCGCGGCGCCGCACCGTGCAGCCGTGCAGGATCACCCGGTGCCCGACCGTCACCTCATCCTCGATCGTCGCGGCATGGACGCCGCCGGTGACGTGGATCGTGCAATTGTCCTGGATATTGGTCTTGCGGCCGATGCGGATGGGAAAGACGTCGCCGCGGACCACGGTGTTGAACCAGATCGAGGCCCCCTCGCCCAGCGTCACGTCGCCGATGACGTGGCTCCCCTC of the Deltaproteobacteria bacterium PRO3 genome contains:
- a CDS encoding gamma carbonic anhydrase family protein produces the protein MIHPYQDKWPTLGEGVFLAEGSHVIGDVTLGEGASIWFNTVVRGDVFPIRIGRKTNIQDNCTIHVTGGVHAATIEDEVTVGHRVILHGCTVRRRALIGMGSVVLDGAEVGEESLIGAGSLVTPGTVIPPRVLALGSPCKVIRPLREEEITGLALSAEHYFDLAQQYLLGRK